The following coding sequences lie in one Natrarchaeobius halalkaliphilus genomic window:
- the lpdA gene encoding dihydrolipoyl dehydrogenase, with protein sequence MTPNSTTPTTETELLVIGAGPAGYVAAIRAGQLGLDVTLVERNSAGGTCLNHGCIPSKAIIHAADVANTAREADRIGVHADVSVDVTEIRRWKDRNVRRLTKGVEMLCDRNDVTLLEGEATFEDEKSVSVAGADGDDERIRFDRAIVATGSRAIELPGFSYEDEPILDAKQALELAELPDRLVVVGAGYIGMELSMAVAKLGVDVTVVEALEGMLPRYDEELTEPVERNAADLGIDFVFERAAAGWTQRQDGSVRVDLDTIGDGPPDDGADSIAGDAVLVAVGREPVTDSLALENAGIDLDSNGFVEGPNRFETSNDRVFAIGDVAGEPLLAHAASEEGTLVVESIATGEPIGAAAAIPSVVFTDPEIATVGLTGAAAADRGHDPVTGTFPFRANGRALTSNAGDGFIRIVADNSSERILGGQIVGPEASELVATIGLAVANELTVSELTAAVYAHPTLSEGIEEAALDIGGGAIHTI encoded by the coding sequence ATGACACCGAACAGTACGACACCGACGACCGAGACGGAACTGCTCGTTATCGGCGCTGGGCCGGCCGGCTACGTCGCCGCGATTCGAGCCGGACAACTGGGCCTCGACGTGACGCTCGTCGAGCGAAACAGCGCCGGGGGAACCTGTCTCAATCACGGCTGTATCCCCTCGAAGGCGATTATTCACGCGGCCGACGTCGCGAACACCGCTCGAGAGGCCGACCGGATCGGCGTCCACGCCGACGTCAGCGTGGACGTCACGGAGATCCGTCGGTGGAAGGACCGAAACGTCCGTCGACTGACCAAAGGCGTCGAGATGCTCTGTGATCGAAACGACGTCACGCTCCTCGAGGGCGAGGCGACGTTCGAGGACGAGAAATCCGTCTCGGTCGCTGGAGCGGACGGCGACGACGAGCGGATCCGCTTCGACCGGGCGATCGTCGCGACGGGAAGTCGTGCGATCGAGCTACCGGGCTTTTCCTACGAAGACGAGCCGATACTGGACGCCAAACAGGCACTCGAACTCGCCGAGCTGCCGGATCGACTCGTCGTGGTCGGGGCGGGCTACATCGGAATGGAGCTCTCGATGGCCGTTGCGAAACTCGGCGTGGACGTGACCGTCGTCGAAGCGCTCGAGGGAATGTTGCCCAGATACGACGAGGAGCTGACCGAGCCGGTCGAGCGCAACGCGGCTGACCTCGGAATCGACTTCGTGTTCGAACGAGCCGCGGCGGGCTGGACCCAGCGCCAGGACGGCTCCGTCCGGGTGGATCTCGATACGATCGGAGACGGACCGCCGGACGACGGAGCCGACTCGATCGCCGGTGACGCCGTGTTGGTTGCCGTCGGTCGCGAACCCGTCACCGACTCGCTGGCCCTCGAGAACGCGGGTATCGATCTCGATTCGAACGGATTCGTCGAGGGGCCGAATCGCTTCGAGACGTCGAACGACCGCGTGTTCGCGATCGGAGACGTCGCCGGCGAACCGTTGCTCGCACACGCAGCGAGCGAAGAGGGGACGCTGGTCGTCGAGTCGATCGCGACCGGCGAGCCGATCGGAGCGGCGGCCGCGATTCCGTCCGTCGTCTTTACCGATCCGGAGATCGCGACCGTCGGACTCACGGGAGCGGCCGCCGCCGATCGAGGCCACGATCCCGTAACGGGTACGTTCCCGTTCCGGGCGAACGGCCGTGCCCTGACGTCGAACGCCGGCGACGGCTTCATCCGGATAGTCGCGGATAACTCGTCCGAACGAATCCTCGGCGGCCAGATCGTCGGCCCGGAAGCCTCGGAACTCGTCGCGACCATCGGCCTCGCAGTCGCGAACGAGCTCACCGTCTCCGAACTCACCGCGGCGGTGTACGCCCATCCAACGCTTTCCGAAGGAATCGAGGAGGCCGCACTCGACATCGGCGGCGGCGCGATTCACACGATCTGA
- a CDS encoding Rid family detoxifying hydrolase — MPRIISTDDAPAAVGAYSQGTTNGQLVFTAGQIPATPDGEILADEPIGTQTERSLENVEAVLEAEGVGLENVLKVTVFLDDIDDFEEMNDVYSEYFESDPPARSALEVANLPKGVGIEIEAIAAHE; from the coding sequence ATGCCTCGAATCATCTCGACCGACGACGCACCGGCCGCGGTCGGCGCGTACAGTCAGGGAACGACGAACGGCCAGCTCGTGTTCACGGCGGGTCAGATACCGGCGACGCCCGACGGCGAGATTCTGGCCGATGAACCGATCGGAACGCAGACCGAACGATCACTCGAGAACGTCGAAGCCGTTCTCGAGGCGGAAGGGGTCGGACTCGAGAACGTCCTCAAAGTCACCGTCTTTCTCGACGATATCGACGATTTCGAGGAGATGAACGACGTCTACAGCGAGTACTTCGAGTCCGATCCACCGGCTCGAAGCGCACTCGAGGTTGCAAACCTGCCGAAAGGAGTCGGAATCGAAATCGAAGCGATCGCAGCACACGAGTAA
- the glyA gene encoding serine hydroxymethyltransferase, with protein sequence MVDSDALTATDPEVFDAIRNERRRQENTLELIASENHVSEAVLEAQGSVLTNKYAEGYPGARYYGGCEHVDRVEQLAIDRAKTLFGAEHVNVQPHSGTQANMGVYFATLEPGDRILSLDLNHGGHLSHGHHVNFSGQLYDVTQYGVDPETGYIDYDELATLAEECDPALIVSGSSAYPREFEFDRIAAIADAVDAYHMADIAHVTGLIAAGVHDNPVGVADFVTGSTHKTIRAGRGGFIMTSDAYGEEIDRAIFPGGQGGPLMHNIAGKAVGFGEATEPAFERYAERVVANAKAMADVFVEHGLSVVSGGTDKHLLLVDLRDSHPNLTGEEAETALESVGITVNKNTVPGESRSPFVTSGIRIGTAAVTTRGFGRDEIETVATHIVELLDTPDDEELAATVAEEVDSLCTVYPIYR encoded by the coding sequence ATGGTGGATAGCGATGCGCTTACAGCGACGGATCCGGAAGTCTTCGACGCGATTCGAAACGAACGCAGGCGCCAAGAGAACACCCTCGAGTTGATCGCCTCCGAAAACCACGTTTCCGAGGCCGTTCTCGAGGCACAGGGGAGCGTCCTCACGAACAAGTACGCCGAAGGGTATCCCGGTGCGAGGTACTACGGCGGGTGTGAACACGTCGACCGGGTCGAGCAGCTCGCGATCGATCGGGCGAAAACCCTGTTCGGTGCGGAGCACGTCAACGTCCAGCCCCACAGCGGTACGCAGGCGAACATGGGCGTCTACTTCGCGACGTTGGAGCCGGGTGATCGAATCCTTTCACTCGACCTGAACCACGGCGGTCACCTCTCGCACGGCCATCACGTCAACTTCTCCGGTCAGCTCTACGACGTCACGCAGTACGGCGTCGATCCCGAGACGGGATACATCGACTACGACGAGCTCGCGACCCTGGCCGAGGAGTGCGATCCAGCGCTGATCGTCAGTGGTTCCTCGGCGTATCCGCGCGAATTCGAGTTCGATCGGATCGCGGCGATCGCCGACGCGGTCGACGCCTACCATATGGCGGATATCGCTCACGTCACCGGCCTGATCGCCGCCGGAGTCCACGACAACCCCGTCGGCGTTGCGGATTTCGTCACCGGAAGCACGCACAAGACGATCCGGGCGGGCCGGGGCGGATTCATCATGACGAGCGATGCGTACGGAGAGGAAATCGACAGGGCGATCTTCCCCGGTGGACAGGGCGGGCCGCTCATGCACAACATCGCGGGAAAAGCGGTCGGGTTCGGAGAGGCCACGGAGCCGGCGTTCGAGCGATACGCAGAACGGGTCGTCGCGAACGCGAAGGCGATGGCCGACGTGTTCGTCGAACACGGTCTTTCCGTCGTAAGCGGTGGAACCGACAAGCACCTGCTCCTCGTCGACCTGCGCGATTCCCACCCGAACCTGACCGGAGAGGAGGCCGAAACCGCCCTCGAGTCGGTCGGGATCACGGTCAACAAGAACACCGTCCCGGGCGAATCGCGCTCGCCGTTCGTCACGAGCGGTATTCGGATCGGGACCGCCGCCGTGACGACTCGTGGATTCGGACGAGACGAGATCGAAACCGTCGCGACGCACATCGTCGAGTTGCTCGATACTCCCGACGACGAGGAGCTGGCGGCGACGGTAGCCGAAGAAGTCGACTCGCTCTGTACGGTGTATCCCATCTATCGGTGA